From Streptomyces griseorubiginosus, one genomic window encodes:
- a CDS encoding MFS transporter has protein sequence MPSPALDPVPAPTAPALRRSTLLALCACVLVAQSMVAAINLLIPQLSSSSLHPSSSELLWTVDAYVIVFASLLIPAGALGDRHGHKGALLTGLGLFAAGAATSALAQDPALLVAGRGVSGAGAALITPATMSILMRLAGPGGRARAMASWTLAIGLGGMLGNLGGGLVGQFLTWRALFVLMVPLAALLAGTVALTTPRTDRAPRQRLAPLGTLLLTAGLVATLFGIIEGPVHGWTSPRILTAFAAGAVLLAAFTAHSLRSRAPLLDPRLFASPRLRSTTLGMATGFFGLFSLFYVNSQYLQGVKGYGPALAGVAILPLIVGMAVLPRLAARWSGHPMPVIAGGLALIGLGLLGASTVDAGTPYALYACWLLVISAGTGLSMPALTLGVATALPPHRAGLASGLGTSAREIGAALGVAVTGTVLASRPDLAHGMGPALRTVALLVLAATVLVVAGHRERSGESRTIAFDGKRVLSRSVRR, from the coding sequence ATGCCCTCACCTGCCCTCGACCCGGTCCCGGCGCCCACCGCGCCCGCCCTGAGACGCTCCACCCTGCTCGCCCTGTGCGCCTGCGTCCTGGTCGCCCAGAGCATGGTCGCCGCGATCAACCTCCTGATCCCGCAGCTGAGTTCGTCGTCGCTGCACCCCTCGTCCAGCGAGCTGCTGTGGACGGTCGACGCGTACGTCATCGTCTTCGCCTCCCTCCTCATCCCGGCGGGCGCGCTCGGTGACCGCCACGGTCACAAGGGCGCTCTGCTCACCGGCCTGGGCCTGTTCGCCGCGGGTGCCGCCACCAGCGCCCTCGCCCAGGACCCGGCGCTGCTCGTCGCCGGGCGGGGCGTCTCCGGGGCCGGGGCCGCGCTGATCACCCCGGCGACCATGTCGATCCTGATGCGTCTGGCGGGTCCCGGGGGCCGGGCCCGGGCGATGGCCTCCTGGACCCTGGCGATCGGACTCGGCGGCATGCTGGGCAACCTGGGCGGCGGTCTGGTGGGCCAGTTCCTCACCTGGCGCGCCCTGTTCGTCCTGATGGTCCCGCTGGCCGCACTGCTCGCCGGGACGGTCGCCCTCACCACCCCGCGCACGGACCGCGCCCCGCGACAGCGACTCGCCCCGCTCGGCACCCTGCTGCTCACGGCGGGTCTGGTGGCCACCCTGTTCGGCATCATCGAGGGCCCGGTCCATGGCTGGACCTCGCCGCGCATCCTGACCGCCTTCGCGGCGGGCGCGGTCCTCCTCGCCGCCTTCACCGCGCACTCCCTGCGCTCCCGCGCCCCGCTCCTCGACCCCCGCCTGTTCGCCTCGCCGAGGCTGCGCTCCACGACCCTCGGCATGGCGACCGGCTTCTTCGGCCTGTTCTCCCTCTTCTACGTCAACTCGCAGTACCTGCAAGGCGTGAAGGGCTACGGCCCCGCCCTCGCCGGGGTCGCGATCCTGCCGCTGATCGTCGGCATGGCGGTACTGCCGAGACTGGCCGCGCGCTGGTCCGGTCACCCCATGCCGGTCATCGCCGGCGGACTGGCCCTGATCGGCCTCGGTCTGCTCGGCGCGTCCACCGTGGACGCCGGCACGCCCTACGCGCTGTACGCCTGCTGGCTGCTGGTCATCTCGGCCGGCACCGGACTGTCCATGCCCGCGCTCACCCTGGGCGTCGCCACCGCGCTCCCCCCGCACCGGGCGGGCCTCGCCTCGGGCCTCGGCACCTCCGCCCGCGAGATCGGCGCGGCCCTCGGGGTCGCCGTCACCGGCACGGTCCTGGCCTCCCGTCCCGACCTCGCGCACGGCATGGGCCCGGCCCTGCGCACGGTGGCCCTGCTGGTGCTGGCAGCCACGGTGCTGGTGGTGGCCGGTCACCGGGAGCGGTCCGGAGAGTCACGCACTATCGCGTTCGACGGGAAACGAGTACTATCGCGTTCGGTTCGCCGCTGA
- a CDS encoding RDD family protein, whose product MSFGSPNNPYEQPQNPQQPQPGYGYPQQQPQQPGYGYPQQAPQGVPPQQGYPQQPGYGYPQAPQVPASAYGYPQQPGYGAQPPYASWGRRFAGTLVDGLVFLVPYILVGVGAANKTAALVIIGYLVIIGLAIWLLIMEGRTGQTVGKKALNIRLVRESDGQPLGVGMAFVRRLAHFLDSLACYLGWLWPAWDAKRQTFADKVCSTIVIRTN is encoded by the coding sequence ATGAGTTTCGGCTCGCCCAACAACCCGTACGAACAGCCGCAGAACCCCCAGCAGCCGCAGCCCGGTTACGGCTACCCCCAGCAGCAGCCCCAGCAGCCCGGTTACGGCTACCCGCAGCAGGCCCCGCAGGGCGTCCCGCCGCAGCAGGGCTACCCGCAGCAGCCCGGTTACGGCTACCCGCAGGCGCCGCAGGTCCCGGCCTCCGCCTACGGCTACCCGCAGCAGCCGGGGTACGGCGCCCAGCCGCCGTACGCGAGCTGGGGCCGGCGTTTCGCGGGCACCCTGGTCGACGGGCTGGTCTTCCTGGTGCCCTACATCCTCGTGGGCGTCGGCGCGGCCAACAAGACGGCGGCCCTGGTGATCATCGGTTACCTCGTCATCATCGGCCTCGCGATCTGGCTGCTCATCATGGAGGGCCGCACCGGCCAGACGGTCGGCAAGAAGGCGCTCAACATCCGCCTGGTGCGGGAGTCCGACGGCCAGCCCCTCGGCGTCGGCATGGCCTTCGTCCGCCGTCTCGCGCACTTCCTGGACAGCCTGGCGTGCTACCTCGGGTGGCTGTGGCCGGCCTGGGACGCCAAGCGTCAGACCTTCGCCGACAAGGTCTGCTCCACCATCGTCATCCGTACGAACTGA
- a CDS encoding DUF3017 domain-containing protein, with the protein MNAAEDPEEQAGIVVRDAISAPDVDGRPRRATRRFPLFTRDTARPEGGGRAAPRDAPAPARQWPVLAVLAAVGLGLLLTALDRFRVGTLLIGLALLAGAVLRWLLPDVGMLAVRSRFTDIATYGVLGTAIVLLAMMVQPDPWLVIPFLKDTLHFTVTNS; encoded by the coding sequence GTGAACGCCGCGGAGGATCCCGAGGAGCAGGCCGGGATCGTCGTACGGGATGCGATCAGCGCGCCCGACGTCGACGGGCGGCCGCGGCGCGCCACTCGGCGGTTTCCGCTGTTCACCAGGGACACCGCGCGGCCCGAGGGCGGTGGCCGGGCCGCGCCGCGGGACGCGCCGGCGCCCGCCCGGCAGTGGCCGGTGCTCGCCGTGCTGGCCGCGGTCGGTCTCGGACTGCTGCTGACCGCCCTCGACCGGTTCCGCGTCGGCACGCTCCTGATCGGCCTGGCCCTGCTCGCCGGTGCGGTGCTGCGCTGGCTGCTGCCGGACGTCGGCATGCTCGCCGTGCGCTCCCGGTTCACCGACATCGCGACCTACGGCGTGCTCGGCACCGCGATCGTGCTGCTGGCGATGATGGTGCAGCCGGACCCGTGGCTGGTGATCCCGTTCCTCAAGGACACCCTGCACTTCACGGTCACCAACAGCTGA
- a CDS encoding malate dehydrogenase, producing the protein MTRTPVNVTVTGAAGQIGYALLFRIASGQLLGADVPVKLRLLEITPALKAAEGTAMELDDCAFPLLQGIDITDDPNVAFDGTNVGLLVGARPRTKGMERGDLLEANGGIFKPQGKAINDHAADDVKILVVGNPANTNALIAQAAAPDVPAERFTAMTRLDHNRALTQLAKKTGTSVADIKRLTIWGNHSATQYPDIFHATVAGKNAAETVNDEKWLAEEFIPTVAKRGAAIIEARGASSAASAANAAIDHVYTWVNGTADGDWTSMGIPSDGSYGVPEGLISSFPVTTKDGSYEIVQGLDVNEFSRARIDASVKELEEEREAVRALGLI; encoded by the coding sequence ATGACCCGCACTCCCGTGAACGTCACCGTCACCGGCGCGGCCGGCCAGATCGGTTACGCCCTGCTCTTCCGCATCGCCTCCGGCCAGCTGCTCGGCGCGGACGTGCCGGTCAAGCTCCGCCTCCTGGAGATCACCCCGGCGCTCAAGGCGGCCGAGGGCACCGCCATGGAGCTCGACGACTGCGCCTTCCCGCTCCTTCAGGGCATCGACATCACGGACGACCCGAACGTCGCCTTCGACGGCACCAACGTCGGTCTGCTCGTCGGCGCCCGCCCCCGCACCAAGGGCATGGAGCGCGGTGACCTCCTGGAGGCCAACGGCGGCATCTTCAAGCCGCAGGGCAAGGCCATCAACGACCACGCCGCGGACGACGTCAAGATCCTGGTCGTCGGCAACCCGGCGAACACCAACGCGCTGATCGCCCAGGCCGCCGCCCCGGACGTACCGGCCGAGCGCTTCACCGCCATGACCCGCCTGGACCACAACCGCGCGCTGACCCAGCTCGCGAAGAAGACGGGCACCTCGGTCGCCGACATCAAGCGGCTGACCATCTGGGGCAACCACTCCGCCACCCAGTACCCGGACATCTTCCACGCCACGGTCGCGGGCAAGAACGCCGCCGAGACCGTCAACGACGAGAAGTGGCTGGCCGAGGAGTTCATCCCGACCGTCGCCAAGCGCGGCGCCGCGATCATCGAGGCCCGTGGCGCGTCCTCCGCCGCCTCCGCCGCCAACGCCGCCATCGACCACGTGTACACCTGGGTCAACGGCACCGCGGACGGCGACTGGACCTCCATGGGCATCCCGTCGGACGGCTCCTACGGCGTCCCGGAGGGCCTGATCTCCTCCTTCCCGGTCACCACGAAGGACGGCTCCTACGAGATCGTGCAGGGCCTGGACGTCAACGAGTTCTCCCGCGCCCGCATCGACGCGTCGGTGAAGGAGCTGGAGGAGGAGCGCGAGGCGGTCCGCGCGCTCGGCCTCATCTGA
- a CDS encoding helix-turn-helix transcriptional regulator, giving the protein MSGWQPLPDDLPPEVRHFVEQLRRLKDRTGLSLVALGARTAYSKSSWHRYLNATQPPPRQAVAALCRIAGLEGTDAERLTVRWELAVQAWPRPASPAPPPASGSEQYEDDPTLPWWDEPPREEPGGMNRLLLAAVLLLALLLAVGVVGAVVSG; this is encoded by the coding sequence ATGAGTGGCTGGCAGCCGCTGCCCGACGATCTGCCGCCGGAGGTGCGGCACTTCGTGGAGCAGCTCAGGCGGCTCAAGGACCGCACGGGGCTCAGCCTGGTCGCCCTCGGCGCCCGCACCGCCTACAGCAAGTCCTCCTGGCACCGCTATCTCAACGCCACCCAGCCGCCGCCCCGCCAGGCCGTCGCCGCCCTGTGCCGGATCGCCGGTCTCGAGGGCACCGACGCCGAACGCCTCACCGTGCGCTGGGAACTCGCGGTCCAGGCCTGGCCCCGGCCGGCGTCCCCGGCCCCGCCGCCCGCCTCGGGGAGCGAGCAGTACGAGGACGACCCGACCCTGCCGTGGTGGGACGAGCCGCCGCGGGAGGAACCCGGCGGGATGAACCGGCTGCTGCTGGCCGCCGTACTGCTGCTCGCGCTTCTGCTGGCGGTCGGGGTCGTCGGGGCCGTGGTCTCTGGGTGA
- a CDS encoding serine/threonine-protein kinase: MTDTPTAGDTALRQVGAAPLLPTDPARIGPYAPLGLLGSGGMGRVYLARHADGSPGLAAVKVIRPEYAEGPDFRRRFEREAAVHGRVRTPRAPHLLGTGFDDALLWMATEYLPGLTLVDAVRECGLMEPAGVWRLVAELGEALSALTAAGVVHRDLKPSNVILSPRGTHVIDFGISRAADSSAITTTGNRVGTAAYMAPEYLREGRCDAASDVFSLGCTLVYAATGHAPFGDGTGVDVMHRVAFEAPDAEVMAELAESDPALASLLAACLAKDPAGRPTPGQLTAAATAAGHGRAAHWQEPLAARLRERQQGCAVLADLPTGSSHFRTPTQPVLSPASASTGNGPRRRPLLVGVAGLAVAAVAVGAFLLTRPDTPAAAAPSDTTGVSASATPTSAPPTASASPSGKEKKEKEEDEKKKDDKGKGTEQKDPADEPAATPSATTTPNGGAKGGGSGGAPAPTATATVTRTTAPPATPAWISGCTYYSGTELTDYGDKGQRVVQVQCMLTKRGYSVGGSGVDGEFGRDTQAAVKQFQSAKGLEVDGQVGPNTWAALRSST, encoded by the coding sequence GTGACAGACACACCGACGGCCGGTGACACCGCCCTGCGGCAGGTCGGCGCGGCCCCGCTGCTGCCCACCGATCCCGCCCGCATCGGACCGTACGCCCCGCTCGGGCTGCTCGGCAGCGGCGGCATGGGCCGGGTCTACCTGGCCCGGCACGCCGACGGCAGCCCGGGACTCGCCGCCGTGAAGGTGATCCGGCCCGAGTACGCCGAAGGGCCGGACTTCCGGCGGCGGTTCGAGCGGGAGGCCGCCGTGCACGGGCGGGTCCGCACACCCCGCGCACCGCATCTGCTCGGCACCGGGTTCGACGACGCGCTGCTGTGGATGGCGACCGAGTACCTGCCCGGCCTCACCCTCGTCGACGCCGTACGCGAGTGCGGGCTGATGGAACCGGCCGGGGTGTGGCGCCTGGTGGCGGAACTCGGCGAGGCCCTGTCGGCGCTGACCGCCGCCGGGGTCGTGCACCGGGACCTCAAGCCGTCCAACGTGATCCTGTCCCCGCGGGGCACCCACGTCATCGACTTCGGCATCTCCCGCGCGGCCGACAGCAGCGCGATCACCACGACCGGCAACCGGGTCGGCACGGCCGCCTACATGGCGCCCGAGTATCTGCGCGAGGGCCGCTGCGACGCCGCCTCCGACGTCTTCTCGCTGGGCTGCACCCTCGTCTACGCCGCCACCGGGCACGCCCCCTTCGGCGACGGAACCGGCGTGGACGTCATGCACCGGGTCGCCTTCGAGGCGCCCGACGCCGAGGTCATGGCCGAACTGGCGGAATCGGACCCCGCGCTGGCCTCGCTGCTGGCCGCCTGCCTCGCCAAGGACCCCGCCGGGCGCCCCACCCCGGGACAGCTGACGGCCGCCGCCACGGCCGCCGGGCACGGCCGCGCCGCCCACTGGCAGGAACCCCTCGCCGCCCGGCTCCGCGAGCGGCAGCAGGGGTGCGCGGTGCTGGCGGACCTGCCCACGGGGAGCAGTCACTTCCGCACCCCGACCCAGCCGGTGCTCTCACCGGCATCGGCGTCCACCGGGAACGGCCCCCGCAGAAGGCCCCTCCTGGTCGGCGTCGCGGGCCTCGCCGTCGCGGCGGTGGCCGTCGGCGCCTTCCTGCTCACCCGCCCCGACACCCCGGCCGCGGCCGCCCCGTCGGACACCACGGGCGTCAGCGCCTCCGCGACACCGACCTCCGCCCCGCCCACCGCCTCCGCCTCGCCCTCCGGCAAGGAGAAGAAGGAGAAGGAGGAGGACGAGAAGAAGAAGGACGACAAGGGCAAGGGCACGGAACAGAAGGACCCCGCCGACGAGCCGGCCGCCACCCCGTCCGCGACCACCACCCCCAACGGGGGCGCGAAGGGCGGGGGTTCCGGCGGCGCCCCCGCCCCGACCGCCACCGCCACGGTCACCAGGACCACCGCTCCCCCGGCCACCCCCGCCTGGATATCCGGCTGCACCTACTACTCCGGCACCGAACTCACCGACTACGGCGACAAGGGCCAGCGGGTCGTGCAGGTGCAGTGCATGCTCACCAAGCGCGGCTACAGCGTGGGCGGTTCGGGCGTGGACGGCGAGTTCGGCAGGGACACCCAGGCGGCGGTCAAGCAGTTCCAGAGCGCCAAGGGCCTGGAGGTGGACGGCCAGGTGGGGCCCAACACATGGGCGGCGCTACGCAGTTCCACGTAG
- a CDS encoding DUF2690 domain-containing protein → MPRWKALPDDMDPQVREFASQLRRLVDRSGLSIAAVADRTGYSKTSWERYLNGRLLAPKGAIVALAEVTGTNPIHLTTMWELAERAWSRSEMRHDMTMEAIRISQARAALGEFGAPPAPAKSGKAARKSGSATATPGVAGPAGVAPTVPPQPTPQEADSASPSANSWGVAGYQGPSQASSGRTAAAAAPVSADGPGWTPGAPGPYDQPQARPGSGGPGGSGSGGSGGSGSGGKRRLTMFLAGVVGVLVVVAAVFFLIDPGGDKKQGAEKSPSPSPTASVPLPAGVKCSGAGCTGKDAEAMGCSGNLVTTAKTATVGAAVVEVRYSETCGAAWGRVTQAGQGDKVEVTAGKVAEQSGSITEVGDTIAYTPMVAVKDAAEAKACVTLASGQRGCTD, encoded by the coding sequence ATGCCTCGTTGGAAGGCCTTGCCGGACGACATGGATCCGCAGGTCAGGGAGTTCGCGAGCCAGCTGCGGCGGCTCGTGGACCGCAGCGGCCTGAGCATCGCGGCCGTCGCCGACCGCACGGGTTACAGCAAGACGTCCTGGGAGCGCTATCTGAACGGCCGGCTGCTCGCGCCGAAGGGCGCGATCGTCGCCCTGGCCGAGGTCACCGGCACCAATCCCATTCACCTGACCACGATGTGGGAGCTGGCCGAACGCGCCTGGAGCCGCTCGGAGATGCGGCACGACATGACCATGGAGGCCATCCGGATCTCCCAGGCGCGGGCCGCGCTCGGCGAGTTCGGGGCGCCGCCCGCGCCGGCCAAGAGCGGCAAGGCGGCCCGCAAGAGCGGCAGCGCGACGGCGACGCCGGGGGTGGCGGGGCCCGCGGGGGTCGCGCCCACGGTGCCGCCGCAGCCGACTCCGCAGGAGGCCGACAGCGCCTCTCCGTCCGCCAACTCCTGGGGCGTGGCCGGATATCAGGGCCCGTCGCAGGCTTCTTCGGGACGTACGGCCGCCGCCGCGGCGCCCGTCTCGGCCGACGGGCCGGGGTGGACGCCGGGGGCGCCCGGGCCGTACGACCAGCCGCAGGCGCGGCCGGGGAGCGGGGGGCCCGGTGGCTCCGGTTCCGGGGGGTCCGGTGGCTCCGGCTCCGGCGGGAAGCGGCGGCTGACGATGTTCCTCGCGGGGGTCGTGGGGGTGCTGGTCGTGGTCGCCGCCGTGTTCTTCCTGATCGACCCGGGAGGGGACAAGAAGCAGGGGGCCGAGAAGTCCCCGTCGCCGTCCCCCACCGCGTCCGTCCCGCTGCCCGCCGGGGTGAAGTGCAGCGGGGCCGGGTGCACCGGGAAGGACGCCGAGGCGATGGGGTGCAGCGGGAACCTGGTGACGACGGCCAAGACCGCGACGGTGGGGGCGGCCGTGGTCGAGGTGCGGTACAGCGAGACCTGCGGGGCGGCCTGGGGGCGCGTCACTCAGGCGGGCCAGGGGGACAAGGTCGAGGTGACCGCGGGCAAGGTGGCCGAGCAGAGCGGGAGCATCACCGAGGTGGGGGACACGATCGCCTACACGCCGATGGTCGCGGTGAAGGACGCGGCGGAGGCGAAGGCGTGTGTGACGCTGGCTTCCGGGCAGCGGGGGTGCACCGACTGA
- a CDS encoding bifunctional methylenetetrahydrofolate dehydrogenase/methenyltetrahydrofolate cyclohydrolase codes for MTAQILDGKATAAAIKSDLTARVAALKEKGVTPGLGTILVGSDPGSQKYVAGKHRDCAEVGIASIQRELPETATQEEIEAVVRELNADPACTGYIVQLPLPKGIDENRILELMDPDKDADGLHPMNLGRLVLNEPAPLPCTPNGVLTLLRRYGVEIKGAEVVVVGRGVTIGRPMPLLLTRRSENATVTQCHTGTRDLSSHLKRADIIVAAAGSAHLIRPEDVKPGAAVLDVGVSRNAEGKIVGDVHPGVAEVAGFISPNPGGVGPMTRAQLLVNVVEAAERGVA; via the coding sequence ATGACCGCCCAGATTCTCGATGGCAAGGCCACCGCAGCCGCGATCAAGTCCGATCTGACCGCCCGCGTGGCGGCGCTGAAGGAGAAGGGCGTCACGCCCGGCCTCGGCACGATCCTCGTCGGGAGCGATCCCGGCAGTCAGAAGTACGTCGCCGGCAAGCACCGCGACTGCGCCGAGGTGGGCATCGCCTCCATCCAGCGTGAGCTGCCGGAGACGGCCACGCAGGAGGAGATCGAGGCGGTCGTCCGCGAACTCAACGCCGACCCCGCGTGCACCGGGTACATCGTCCAGCTCCCGCTGCCCAAGGGCATCGACGAGAACCGCATTCTGGAGCTCATGGACCCGGACAAGGACGCGGACGGACTGCACCCGATGAACCTGGGGCGGCTGGTGCTGAACGAGCCCGCGCCGCTGCCCTGCACGCCGAACGGCGTCCTCACCCTGCTCCGCCGCTACGGCGTCGAGATCAAGGGCGCGGAGGTGGTGGTCGTCGGCCGTGGCGTGACGATCGGGCGCCCGATGCCGCTGCTGCTCACCCGGCGCAGCGAGAACGCGACGGTGACCCAGTGCCACACCGGCACGCGGGACCTGTCGTCGCACCTCAAGCGCGCGGACATCATCGTCGCGGCGGCCGGCTCCGCCCACCTGATCCGCCCCGAGGACGTGAAGCCGGGCGCCGCCGTCCTCGACGTCGGTGTCTCCCGCAACGCCGAGGGCAAGATCGTCGGAGACGTCCACCCCGGGGTGGCCGAGGTCGCCGGCTTCATCTCCCCCAACCCCGGCGGCGTCGGCCCGATGACCCGGGCCCAGCTGCTCGTCAACGTGGTCGAGGCGGCGGAGCGCGGTGTCGCCTGA
- a CDS encoding LysR family transcriptional regulator, with product MRVTQLDLNLLVALDVLLEEQSVGGAARRLHLSEPAMSRTLGRIRRALGDPVLVRAGRRMVPTPHALAVRAEVSAVVERARALFAPGRDVDLRTVERTFTILGHDTVAAACGAALLRRAAAEAPGVRIRFLAESHVDVPFLREGTADLEVGVVDTVAPEVHVEALHEDRMVAVVRPGHPLLKGELTAERYAGADHLTVSRRGRLRGPVDEALAELGLERRVVAAIATFPSSLFVVRDTDLVGLIGSWALPLATALGLVTFEVPLRLPPLRLGLAWHPRHDADPVHAWLRRTVRDLLADWSGTRGS from the coding sequence ATGCGTGTGACGCAACTGGATCTGAATCTGCTGGTCGCCCTGGACGTGCTGCTGGAGGAGCAGAGCGTCGGAGGTGCCGCCCGGCGCCTGCACCTGTCCGAGCCCGCCATGTCCCGCACCCTCGGCCGGATCCGCAGGGCGCTCGGCGACCCCGTGCTGGTGCGCGCCGGGCGGCGGATGGTGCCGACCCCGCACGCGCTGGCCGTACGGGCCGAGGTGAGCGCGGTGGTGGAGCGGGCGCGGGCCCTGTTCGCGCCCGGGCGGGACGTCGATCTGCGCACGGTGGAGCGGACGTTCACGATCCTCGGTCACGACACCGTCGCCGCGGCCTGCGGGGCGGCCCTCCTGCGGCGGGCCGCCGCCGAGGCGCCCGGGGTGCGCATCCGGTTCCTGGCCGAGAGCCATGTGGACGTGCCGTTCCTGCGGGAGGGGACCGCCGATCTGGAGGTCGGGGTCGTGGACACGGTGGCGCCCGAGGTGCATGTGGAGGCGCTCCACGAGGACCGCATGGTGGCGGTCGTACGGCCCGGACATCCGCTGCTGAAGGGGGAGTTGACGGCAGAGCGGTACGCCGGGGCCGATCACCTGACCGTGTCCCGGCGGGGCAGGCTGCGCGGTCCGGTCGACGAGGCGCTCGCCGAACTCGGCCTGGAACGGCGGGTGGTGGCGGCGATCGCCACCTTCCCCTCCTCCCTCTTCGTGGTCCGGGACACCGACCTGGTCGGCCTGATCGGCTCCTGGGCGCTCCCGCTCGCCACCGCGCTCGGCCTCGTCACCTTCGAAGTGCCGCTGCGGCTGCCGCCGTTGCGGCTGGGGCTGGCCTGGCACCCGCGGCACGACGCCGACCCGGTGCACGCCTGGCTGCGGCGGACCGTGCGGGACCTGCTTGCCGACTGGTCAGGGACCCGGGGTTCCTAG
- the purH gene encoding bifunctional phosphoribosylaminoimidazolecarboxamide formyltransferase/IMP cyclohydrolase — translation MTAENKRPLRRALISVYDKTGLEDLARGLHEAGVELVSTGSTAGRIAAAGVPVTKVEELTGFPECLDGRVKTLHPRVHAGILADLRLDSHREQLAELGVEPFDLVVVNLYPFRETVASGASPDECVEQIDIGGPSMVRAAAKNHPSVAVVTSPERYADVLAAVKDGGFDLATRKRLAAEAFRHTAEYDIAVSSWFASAYAPADESQFPDFIAAALERKSTLRYGENPHQPAALYVDGSGVGLAEAEQLHGKEMSYNNYTDTDAARRAAYDHAEPAVAIIKHANPCGIAVGSDVAEAHRKAHACDPLSAFGGVIAVNRPVSKEMAEQVAEIFTEVIVAPDYEEGALEALAKKKNIRVLKAPAAPAHPAEVKPIDGGALLQVTDRLQAEGDDPANWTLAAGEALSADELGELAFAWRACRAVKSNAILLAKDGASVGVGMGQVNRVDSAKLAVERAGAERAQGSYAASDAFFPFPDGLEVLLEAGVKAVVQPGGSVRDELVVEAAKKAGVTMYFTGTRHFFH, via the coding sequence GTGACCGCCGAGAACAAGCGGCCCCTTCGCCGGGCGCTCATCAGCGTCTACGACAAGACCGGCCTCGAGGACCTCGCGCGCGGCCTGCACGAGGCGGGCGTCGAGCTCGTCTCCACCGGGTCCACCGCCGGCCGTATCGCCGCCGCCGGCGTCCCCGTCACCAAGGTCGAGGAGCTCACCGGCTTCCCCGAGTGCCTGGACGGCCGGGTCAAGACGCTGCACCCGCGCGTGCACGCCGGCATCCTTGCCGACCTGCGGCTCGACAGCCACCGCGAGCAGCTCGCGGAGCTCGGTGTGGAGCCGTTCGACCTCGTCGTCGTGAACCTCTACCCGTTCCGCGAGACCGTCGCCTCCGGCGCGAGCCCCGACGAGTGCGTCGAGCAGATCGACATCGGCGGCCCGTCCATGGTGCGCGCCGCCGCCAAGAACCACCCCTCGGTCGCCGTCGTCACCAGCCCCGAGCGCTACGCCGACGTTCTGGCCGCGGTCAAGGACGGCGGCTTCGACCTCGCCACCCGCAAGCGGCTCGCCGCCGAGGCGTTCCGGCACACCGCCGAGTACGACATCGCGGTCTCCAGCTGGTTCGCCAGCGCCTACGCCCCCGCCGACGAGTCGCAGTTCCCCGACTTCATCGCGGCCGCCCTGGAGCGCAAGAGCACTCTGCGCTACGGCGAGAACCCGCACCAGCCCGCCGCGCTCTACGTCGACGGCAGCGGTGTCGGTCTCGCCGAGGCCGAGCAGCTGCACGGCAAGGAGATGTCGTACAACAACTACACGGACACGGACGCCGCCCGCCGTGCCGCGTACGACCACGCCGAGCCGGCCGTCGCCATCATCAAGCACGCCAACCCCTGCGGTATCGCGGTCGGTTCGGACGTCGCCGAGGCGCACCGCAAGGCACACGCGTGTGACCCGCTGTCGGCGTTCGGCGGCGTGATCGCGGTCAACCGGCCGGTCTCCAAGGAGATGGCCGAGCAGGTCGCCGAGATCTTCACCGAGGTCATCGTGGCGCCGGACTACGAGGAGGGCGCCCTGGAGGCGCTCGCCAAGAAGAAGAACATCCGTGTCCTGAAGGCCCCGGCCGCGCCCGCGCACCCCGCCGAGGTCAAGCCCATCGACGGCGGCGCGCTCCTCCAGGTCACCGACCGCCTCCAGGCCGAGGGCGACGACCCGGCCAACTGGACCCTCGCGGCCGGTGAGGCGCTGAGCGCGGACGAGCTCGGCGAGCTGGCCTTCGCCTGGCGGGCCTGCCGGGCCGTCAAGTCCAACGCGATCCTGCTCGCCAAGGACGGTGCCTCGGTCGGCGTCGGCATGGGCCAGGTCAACCGCGTCGACTCCGCGAAGCTCGCGGTCGAGCGGGCCGGTGCCGAGCGCGCGCAGGGCTCGTACGCCGCCTCGGACGCCTTCTTCCCCTTCCCGGACGGCCTGGAGGTCCTCCTGGAGGCCGGTGTGAAGGCGGTCGTCCAGCCGGGCGGATCGGTCCGTGACGAACTCGTCGTCGAGGCCGCGAAGAAGGCCGGCGTCACCATGTACTTCACGGGGACGCGGCACTTCTTCCACTGA